In the genome of Photobacterium sp. TLY01, one region contains:
- a CDS encoding MbcA/ParS/Xre antitoxin family protein yields MNTHTVAANQPLEQAGNQVLPVVFNILDKWHCSQNQQMALLGLSSRSTLNKYRSSPESAKVSKDLLERMSYILNIHKCLRILFTHEDSVYQWVQKPNSHPFFAGRSAMEVMGQGKVADLYEVATRLNAWRGGRS; encoded by the coding sequence ATGAATACGCATACCGTGGCGGCGAATCAGCCCCTTGAACAAGCAGGTAATCAGGTACTGCCGGTTGTGTTTAATATTCTGGATAAGTGGCATTGCAGCCAGAATCAGCAGATGGCGCTGCTTGGGTTATCAAGCCGCTCAACACTGAACAAGTATCGCTCCAGCCCTGAATCAGCCAAGGTGTCCAAAGACTTGCTGGAGCGGATGAGCTACATCCTGAATATCCATAAATGCTTGCGTATTTTATTTACTCATGAAGACAGCGTGTACCAGTGGGTGCAAAAGCCGAATTCACACCCGTTTTTTGCCGGGCGAAGTGCGATGGAGGTGATGGGCCAGGGGAAGGTTGCCGATTTGTATGAAGTCGCTACACGTCTGAACGCCTGGCGCGGGGGACGCTCCTGA
- a CDS encoding RES family NAD+ phosphorylase: protein MPNEYTLKHFRDQPCYRLIPSKYPPINLYEDVAEPDQLEAVFAVEALTNPRLAEETGSFARVPVEERLVGIPHCSYVMAAFTHVNPDGGRFNTADFGAYYATRDINTAIKETSYHMERILGYTQEPPQDIQMRSIQAWFTAALVDFTEKTHLDSALYHPTNYAHSQAEAIMLKEGKQDGVLYHSVRHQDHECFALYKPNLVSKVCQSSHYVYKWNGSAINTVLEISMV from the coding sequence ATGCCGAATGAATACACTCTCAAGCACTTCAGGGATCAGCCTTGCTATCGCTTAATTCCCTCGAAGTATCCGCCCATCAATTTGTATGAAGATGTCGCAGAGCCTGATCAGTTGGAAGCTGTCTTTGCTGTTGAAGCCCTGACCAACCCTCGTCTGGCTGAAGAAACCGGGTCGTTTGCTCGTGTACCGGTTGAGGAAAGGCTGGTTGGTATTCCTCATTGCAGCTATGTGATGGCTGCATTCACGCATGTAAACCCGGATGGGGGGCGCTTTAATACGGCAGACTTCGGGGCCTATTATGCGACAAGGGATATCAATACTGCGATCAAGGAAACGAGCTATCACATGGAGCGGATACTGGGCTATACCCAAGAGCCGCCACAGGATATTCAGATGAGAAGTATTCAGGCTTGGTTTACTGCCGCTTTGGTGGACTTTACGGAGAAGACACACCTGGATTCTGCACTTTATCATCCCACAAATTACGCGCATTCTCAGGCTGAGGCGATCATGTTGAAGGAAGGGAAACAAGACGGTGTCTTGTATCATTCAGTCCGCCATCAGGATCATGAATGCTTTGCGTTGTATAAACCCAATTTGGTCAGTAAGGTATGTCAGTCCAGCCATTACGTTTACAAATGGAATGGCAGTGCTATCAATACTGTACTGGAAATCAGTATGGTATAA
- a CDS encoding carboxypeptidase M32, with amino-acid sequence MTYYQKLEQHAKKLSKISHLSAICSWDQAAKMPEGGNAARSEAMAELALIHHELATAPSLAEWFAKAEAEPLSKEQKISLQEMKRVWQIDNILPADLVEKKSLAGSKCEHAWRTQRKENNWHEFSQNLETVVQLAREEAQIRAEATGLSRYDAMLDLYEPGMTCEKIDAIFAQVKTWLPSLIQQVRVKQASDQVMTPKGPFPIAQQKALSLDIMGKLGFDFRHGRLDVSTHPFCGGVPTDVRITTRYDEEDFTSALMGVIHETGHARYEQGLPEQWHSLPVGQARSMGIHESQSLFFEMQLSRSKPFIEILAPLAREAFDRNNDNALSTENLSLFSTRVEPGYIRVDADEVTYPAHIILRYEIERDLIEGNIEVADIPELWDKKMTEYLGLSTKGNFTDGCMQDIHWTDGSFGYFPSYTLGAMYAAQFMAAIRREMNVENLIRERNLQPIFNWLDRHIWKKASFLSTENLLKEATGETLNPDHFKTHLESRYLEN; translated from the coding sequence ATGACTTACTATCAGAAACTGGAGCAACACGCTAAAAAGCTCTCCAAAATTTCACACTTATCCGCTATCTGCAGCTGGGATCAAGCTGCCAAAATGCCAGAAGGCGGAAATGCAGCCCGCTCTGAAGCCATGGCTGAGCTTGCGCTGATTCATCACGAACTGGCAACGGCACCTTCCCTGGCTGAATGGTTTGCAAAAGCCGAAGCCGAACCCTTGTCTAAAGAACAAAAAATCAGTCTGCAAGAAATGAAGCGAGTCTGGCAGATTGACAATATCCTGCCGGCTGATCTGGTGGAGAAAAAATCACTCGCCGGTTCAAAGTGTGAACACGCCTGGCGAACACAACGAAAAGAAAATAATTGGCATGAGTTCAGCCAGAACCTCGAAACCGTTGTTCAGCTCGCAAGAGAAGAAGCGCAAATTCGGGCTGAAGCAACAGGGTTAAGCCGTTATGACGCGATGTTGGACCTGTATGAACCCGGCATGACCTGTGAAAAAATTGATGCCATTTTTGCTCAGGTGAAGACATGGCTGCCTTCGTTAATTCAGCAGGTCAGAGTAAAACAAGCCAGTGATCAGGTGATGACCCCTAAAGGTCCTTTCCCGATAGCCCAACAGAAAGCATTGAGTCTGGATATTATGGGTAAGTTGGGCTTCGATTTCAGACATGGTCGGCTAGACGTAAGCACACACCCGTTTTGTGGTGGTGTTCCGACGGATGTTCGTATTACCACCCGGTATGATGAAGAGGACTTTACCAGTGCTCTGATGGGGGTTATCCACGAAACTGGCCATGCCCGTTACGAGCAAGGACTTCCTGAACAGTGGCATAGTTTGCCTGTAGGTCAGGCAAGATCAATGGGTATTCATGAATCGCAAAGCCTGTTTTTTGAAATGCAGTTGTCGCGCAGTAAGCCTTTTATTGAAATCCTCGCGCCGTTAGCCCGTGAAGCCTTTGACCGCAATAACGACAATGCCCTGAGCACTGAGAACTTGTCTTTGTTCAGTACCCGGGTAGAGCCTGGTTACATCCGAGTCGATGCCGATGAAGTGACTTATCCAGCGCACATCATTTTACGTTACGAAATTGAACGCGATTTGATTGAAGGCAACATCGAAGTAGCAGATATCCCTGAATTGTGGGACAAGAAGATGACCGAATATCTGGGGTTATCGACCAAAGGAAACTTTACTGACGGCTGTATGCAGGATATTCACTGGACAGACGGCAGCTTCGGCTATTTCCCGTCTTATACTCTGGGTGCTATGTATGCGGCTCAGTTCATGGCGGCCATACGTCGTGAAATGAATGTGGAAAACCTGATTCGTGAACGGAACCTGCAGCCTATCTTCAACTGGTTAGACAGGCATATCTGGAAAAAAGCCAGCTTCCTTTCTACCGAAAACCTGCTGAAAGAAGCAACCGGCGAGACACTGAATCCAGATCATTTCAAAACACACCTTGAAAGCCGCTATCTTGAAAACTAA
- the ttcA gene encoding tRNA 2-thiocytidine(32) synthetase TtcA has product MTQNQELTKAQKYNFDKLQKKLRRNTGQAIADFNMIEDGDRIMVCLSGGKDSYTMLEMLSSLQRSAPVSFELIAVNLDQKQPGFPEHILPEYLESLGVPYKIVNEDTYSIVKEKVPEGKTTCSLCSRLRRGILYRTAKELGATKIALGHHRDDMLETLFLNMFYGGKMKGMPPKLVSDNGEHVVIRPLAYCREKDIERYTEMKAFPIIPCNLCGSQPNLQRQVIKEMLRDWDKRYPGRIETMFTAMQNVVPSHLADFSLFDFKSIDKDSGAINGGDIAFDKEDLPSSPVSGDGTSEFDPGEKLDILQVN; this is encoded by the coding sequence ATGACTCAGAATCAAGAGCTTACAAAGGCACAGAAGTACAACTTCGACAAGCTGCAAAAGAAACTGCGCCGCAATACGGGCCAGGCAATTGCTGACTTTAATATGATCGAAGATGGTGATCGCATTATGGTTTGCCTGTCTGGTGGTAAAGACAGCTATACCATGCTGGAAATGTTGAGCAGCCTGCAGCGCAGTGCCCCTGTCAGCTTTGAACTGATTGCAGTTAACCTTGATCAGAAGCAGCCCGGTTTCCCTGAACATATCTTGCCTGAATACCTTGAATCGCTTGGTGTTCCGTACAAGATTGTGAATGAAGATACTTATTCAATCGTCAAAGAGAAAGTGCCGGAAGGTAAAACGACATGCTCTCTTTGCTCCCGTCTGCGTCGTGGTATTTTGTACCGTACCGCAAAAGAGCTGGGCGCGACCAAGATTGCGCTGGGGCACCACCGTGATGACATGCTGGAAACGCTTTTCCTGAACATGTTCTACGGCGGAAAAATGAAAGGCATGCCACCTAAGCTTGTCTCAGATAACGGTGAGCACGTCGTGATTCGCCCGCTTGCCTATTGCCGTGAAAAAGACATCGAACGTTACACTGAAATGAAAGCGTTCCCGATCATCCCATGTAATCTGTGTGGCTCGCAGCCAAACCTTCAGCGTCAGGTGATCAAAGAAATGCTGCGCGACTGGGATAAACGGTATCCGGGCCGCATTGAAACAATGTTTACTGCGATGCAAAACGTCGTACCGTCTCACCTGGCTGATTTTAGCCTGTTTGATTTCAAATCAATCGACAAAGATTCAGGTGCGATTAACGGCGGTGATATCGCTTTTGATAAAGAAGACTTGCCAAGCTCACCTGTCTCTGGCGACGGCACGAGTGAATTTGATCCGGGAGAAAAGCTGGATATCTTGCAGGTTAACTAA
- the uspE gene encoding universal stress protein UspE encodes MNSYKNILVVADPLQDNQPALSRAVHLAEKSENVHITVFLAIYDFSYEMTSMLSSDERQAMRRGVIQQREEWLKDIIRPHVSAGVDIDILVVWHNRPYEAVIAEVYSHHHDLLIKATHKHDKIGSVIFTPTDWHLLRKCPCPVLLVKEHSWPENGKVLACVNLAAESDTHEALNDKIISEAKNMAEVLVAEVNLVNAYPATPVNITIELPEFDPATYTDAVRGHHLTSMKALRQKHGIDAEKTHVVEGLPEDVIPKVAEELDAELVILGTTGRTGLSAVFIGNTAEHTIDSLNCDLLALKPDGYISPLDPNQ; translated from the coding sequence ATGAACTCATACAAAAACATCCTCGTAGTGGCTGATCCACTGCAAGACAACCAACCGGCTTTGTCACGCGCAGTACACCTCGCGGAAAAGAGTGAGAATGTTCACATCACTGTATTCCTTGCCATTTACGATTTTTCTTACGAAATGACATCCATGCTCTCGTCGGATGAACGACAGGCCATGCGGCGTGGGGTGATCCAACAGCGCGAAGAATGGTTAAAAGACATTATCCGCCCTCATGTCAGCGCCGGTGTTGATATCGATATCCTTGTTGTCTGGCACAATCGCCCCTATGAAGCGGTTATCGCCGAGGTATACAGCCATCATCACGATCTCCTGATAAAAGCCACCCATAAACACGACAAAATTGGCTCTGTTATTTTTACTCCGACCGACTGGCATTTATTACGTAAATGTCCATGCCCTGTGCTTTTGGTGAAAGAACACAGCTGGCCTGAAAACGGTAAAGTACTGGCTTGTGTCAACTTAGCGGCAGAGAGTGATACGCACGAAGCGCTGAACGATAAAATCATCAGTGAAGCGAAGAACATGGCAGAAGTACTGGTTGCCGAAGTCAATCTGGTCAATGCCTACCCTGCCACCCCGGTTAACATCACGATTGAGTTACCAGAATTTGATCCTGCAACCTACACTGATGCGGTACGTGGCCACCATCTGACTTCCATGAAAGCGCTCAGACAAAAACACGGTATTGATGCAGAAAAAACCCATGTTGTCGAAGGGTTGCCTGAAGACGTCATTCCAAAAGTCGCAGAAGAATTAGATGCTGAACTCGTGATACTCGGTACCACAGGCCGGACCGGTCTTTCTGCTGTCTTTATCGGCAATACTGCAGAGCACACCATCGACAGCCTTAACTGCGACTTACTGGCCCTTAAGCCCGATGGTTACATCAGCCCTCTGGATCCAAACCAATAA